In Aedes albopictus strain Foshan chromosome 3, AalbF5, whole genome shotgun sequence, the following are encoded in one genomic region:
- the LOC134290603 gene encoding uncharacterized protein K02A2.6-like, whose translation MARVIIEEKKGPVTWVSPLVVVGKANGEPRICLDLRRVNEAVLRERHPMPMIDDFLARIGPNIIRSKLDFKDSFLQLELDEAYRDAMVFLTARGLYRFKRMPFGLVSAPEVFQKTMDAILAGCEGTWWYIDDVYIEGKDKKEHDERVAKVM comes from the coding sequence ATGGCGAGGGTCATCATCGAAGAGAAGAAGGGCCCGGTGACTTGGGTTTCGCCATTGGTAGTCGTTGGGAAGGCGAACGGTGAACCCAGGATATGCCTTGATCTGAGAAGGGTAAACGAAGCTGTTTTGCGAGAGCGACACCCAATGCCGATGATTGACGACTTTCTTGCCAGAATCGGACCAAATATTATTCGCAGCAAACTGGACTTCAAAGATTCATTCTTGCAGCTTGAGTTAGATGAAGCTTATAGAGATGCGATGGTATTCCTGACAGCCCGTGGACTCTACAGATTTAAGCGTATGCCGTTCGGGCTAGTTTCGGCCCCGGAAGTTTTCCAGAAGACGATGGACGCGATTCTTGCCGGCTGTGAGGGTACTTGGTGGTACATTGACGATGTGTACATCGAAGGCAAGGACAAGAAAGAGCATGACGAACGGGTTGCGAAGGTAATGTAG
- the LOC134290604 gene encoding uncharacterized protein LOC134290604: MGAVQAIRNKYGPNGELLLRRFQRTATNLAKDNNRMKFLLNCRRCKVIPKCLNYKIHIQLGSGRSREELDKLMFKQKIRILSVMVADVKRSIAELQKNKAHLFGKIETAFEREDVVAVKKMVEKKSRSVHEESKRRGERKIERLKNQRIAEMNIEEEWVENTTDTRIPDFLQRTLSLGPNFNVQNKIKMPYVEIVAGIEKGIRFKENADEIRGEVASAITNHINYVRQPRHGKLEWIEKDIAASRRFLEENPSLLITKADKGNKTVIIEAEEYHAKMMELLNDEDTYRKLRADPSNRIMRKINAKVDGWLDQKCIEKSEHRKMKISSCNPPRIYGLPKLHKEGRPLRPVVSTIGSATYQMAQYLAGVLENVVGKPEHHVKTSFEFAQQITGMQIPEEHMLFSLDVKSLYTNVPVQYAMECIEARWSEVARYTKIDKRSFLDATRLGLDSTFFNYRGVTYTQTFGVPMGSPLSPVIANIVMERLEQESIQRTKGRYLDFISESPYSHKRNTAIALVDRAIKLTDAQHRPSAISTVKEMLKCNNYPNCFIQNVLKQRVHKHYNELQNDKEVDETKYIPTPYVPCLSEKLQKILKEQGITLAVKAKSKLKNEIFAKLKDPIPPGQHKNVVYSVPCGTGDGKVYIGQTGRKLDTRINEHKNDVKRKDNRTGLTHHTLCDGHVFNFDETKIIERIADQESRVVAETFHIKLAGEANTVNLQRECGLFNMNYNALVFKLRQKTNNDRRRRGNERGRAPQPQSTLLDSGT, from the exons ATGGGTGCTGTACAAGCAATTCGGAATAAATATGGCCCTAACGGTGAATTACTGCTGAGGAGATTCCAAAGAACGGCAACGAACCTGGCCAAGGACAACAACAGGATGAAATTCCTACTCAACTGTAGACGGTGTAAAGTGATCCCGAAGTGCCTCAACTACAAAATCCACATCCAGCTCGGTAGCGGCCGGTCCAGGGAGGAATTGGATAAACTGATGTTCAAACAGAAGATCCGAATCCTCAGTGTCATGGTTGCCGATGTGAAAAGATCAATCGCGGAGTTGCAGAAGAACAAAGCGCACCTCTTCGGAAAAATCGAAACAGCGTTCGAGAGGGAAGATGTAGTTGCAGTGAAGAAAATGGTGGAGAAGAAGAGCCGTTCCGTACATGaagagtcgaaaaggagaggagAGAGAAAGATAGAGAGGCTGAAAAATCAGCGGATAGCCGAAATGAACATCGAAGAAGAATGGGTTGAAAACACGACCGACACCCGAATCCCGGACTTCTTACAACGAACCCTTTCGCTGGGTCCGAATTTCAACGTACAGAATAAGATAAAAATGCCGTATGTTGAAATAGTAGCCGGTATTGAAAAGGGGATTCGATTCAAGGAGAATGCTGACGAAATTCGCGGGGAGGTTGCGTCGGCAATTACGAATCATATCAACTATGTCCGACAACCCAGACACGGGAAGTTGGAGTGGATTGAGAAGGATATAGCAGCAAGCAGGCGTTTCTTGGAGGAAAACCCGAGTCTGCTCATAACAAAAGCAGATAAGGGCAACAAGACCGTCATAATTGAAGCAGAAGAATATCACGCTAAAATGATGGAACTGCTCAACGATGAAGACACATACCGGAAACTACGAGCTGATCCTTCCAATAGGATTATGAGGAAGATAAATGCGAAGGTTGACGGATGGTTGGATCAGAAATGCATAGAGAAGAGCGAACACCGGAAAATGAAAATTTCGAGCTGTAACCCTCCCAGAATCTATGGCCttccgaagttgcacaaggagggCAGACCGTTGAGGCCAGTAGTTTCGACGATCGGATCCGCCACCTACCAGATGGCCCAATATCTGGCAGGAGTCTTGGAAAATGTTGTTGGAAAACCAGAACACCACGTAAAAACCAGTTTTGAGTTTGCACAACAGATAACAGGAATGCAGATCCCCGAGGAGCACATGCTGTTTTCATTGGATGTGAAATCGCTGTATACCAATGTCCCGGTGCAGTACGCGATGGAGTGTATCGAGGCAAGGTGGAGCGAGGTAGCAAGGTATACGAAGATTGACAAGCGAAGTTTCTTGGATGCAACAAGATTAGGCTTAGACTCTACGTTTTTCAACTATCGAGGAGTTACCTACACACAAACCTTCGGAGTACCGATGGGATCACCACTGTCTCCGGTTATAGCGAACATCGTTATGGAGCGTTTGGAACAGGAGAGCATACAGAGG ACGAAGGGACGGTATCTGGATTTCATTTCGGAAAGTCCGTACTCCCATAAACGCAACACTGCGATTGCCCTAGTGGATAGGGCTATCAAGTTGACTGATGCACAGCACCGCCCTTCGGCCATCAGTACGGTGAAGGAAATGTTGAAGTGTAACAATTACCCTAACTGCTTCATTCAGAATGTCTTGAAACAGAGGGTACACAAGCACTACAACGAACTGCAGAACGACAAGGAGGTGGACGAAACGAAGTACATTCCCACGCCATATGTCCCATGCCTGagtgaaaagttgcaaaaaatcctcaaggaacagGGCATAACATTGGCGGTGAAAgcaaaatcgaaattgaaaaatgagattttcGCTAAACTCAAGGACCCGATCCCACCAGGACAACATAAAAATGTGGTGTATTCGGTACCTTGTGGAACAGGGGATGGAAAGGTGTACATCGGACAGACGGGGAGAAAACTAGACACGCGGATCAACGAGCACAAAAATGACGTAAAACGGAAAGACAACAGGACTGGATTAACGCACCACACGCTATGTGACGGCCATGTGTTTAATTTTGACGAGACGAAAATAATTGAACGAATCGCTGACCAGGAGAGCAGAGTAGTCGCGGAGACATTCCACATCAAGCTGGCAGGGGAAGCTAATACAGTGAACCTCCAGCGTGAGTGTGGATTGTTCAACATGAACTACAATGCGTTAGTGTTTAAGCTGCGACAAAAGACGAACAACGATAGACGGCGAAGAGGAAACGAGAGAGGACGCGCACCACAACCGCAAAGTACCCTACTAgacagtggtacgtga